The Chryseobacterium glaciei DNA window TTGCTGCTCCTGCTGCACATCCGCAAACAGAATTGATCACCAATAGAGTAGTTCCTGATTGTTTTAATGCTTCTTCAACCTGTGTAGGTGTTGCTAAGTCTTGGAAACCTTTATCTGTAAGTTCTGCCTTCATAGGCATTACTAAATCTGTTGGATACATATTTTTGTTTTTTAATCTATGCAAAGTTAAACAATTCTTTACTTTTCTTCAATATATAAAAACTATCAAAGTATTCGTAAAACAATATTAATGATGTATTAATAATTTAATAATATACATAAATTAATGAAATAAAATTATGAATAATCAAAAATAATTGCTAAATTTGAAATGATTCTGAAAACAATAACCATGAAAAAAAACATTTACATTTTTCCCTCAATTTAATGAAATATTCAATTTCCTTTTAGAATCATAAAAATATTGAATATCTCAAGATAAAAATGAAGCCCGAAACTGGAAATGTTTCGGGCTTCTTAATCAAATCGATATGCAAAGGTTGAATATCCTTATCTATTGCTTGGAAATCACGCCAAGACTTTATGAAAGTAACTTTTTTGCCATCTCGGAAATACTCTTTCCATCAGATCTTCCGGCAAATGTTTTTGAGGCAACTCCCATTACCTTTCCTAAATCTTTTATAGATTCTGCTCCGGCTTCTGAGATAATTTTCTTCATTTCAGCTTCCAATTCTTCTGCAGAAAGCTGTTGAGGTAAGAATTTTTCAATAACTTTCATCTGAGCATCTTCTACTTCAGCTAAGTCATTTCTGCCCTGTGCAGAAAACTGTTCGTAAGAATCCTTACGTTGTTTGATCATTCTCTGTAAAATAGCAATTTCCTGGTCTTCTGAAACTTCAGCACCTCTAGCTTCTGTTTTTAGAAGTAGAATCTGAGATTTCACAGCACGAAGAGAATCCAGAGCTACTCTGTCTTTTGCTCTCATTGCTGTTTTTATTGCTTCACTAATTATAATTTCTAAACTCATGGTTTTGGCTTTTAGCTGTAGGCAATAAGCAGTATGCATTTGGCTCAATTAAAAAGCTTGTAGCTTACCACTTATTGCTTACCGCAATTTAATCTACATCTTTATTTAAAAATCTGTTTTCTCTTACTTGCATAGAACCATTGTTTTCAGATAAATACGTGTTGATATTTTGATCTGAAGCATTGGTTCCGTCAATAGAAATGTTTTTTCTCTTGAAAGCA harbors:
- a CDS encoding GatB/YqeY domain-containing protein codes for the protein MSLEIIISEAIKTAMRAKDRVALDSLRAVKSQILLLKTEARGAEVSEDQEIAILQRMIKQRKDSYEQFSAQGRNDLAEVEDAQMKVIEKFLPQQLSAEELEAEMKKIISEAGAESIKDLGKVMGVASKTFAGRSDGKSISEMAKKLLS